One segment of Sphingomonas telluris DNA contains the following:
- the queG gene encoding tRNA epoxyqueuosine(34) reductase QueG: MAPPVDRGQTLKDAIRAEAERLGFVACGFARADGADVAGIDLRRWLEAGHHGTMGWMEERAHHRVSPQALWPEAKSAIALGMSYAPARNPLALADQADRARISVYAQGGDYHKTVKNALKALARFIVDAAPSELKVFVDTAPVMEKPLAQAAGIGWQGKHTNVVSREHGSWLFLGVILTELELEPDAPAEQGVHCGSCTRCLDACPTQAIGPEHRIDARRCISYLTIEHDGPIPLEFREALGNRIYGCDDCLAVCPWNRFAEAAAANRAFVPRAELVAPSLADLLKLDDAAFREMFAGSPIKRIGRNRLIRNCLISAGNSRDAALAPSVANHLGDADPVIAEAAAWAMERLHPRVSEAMHAA; this comes from the coding sequence ATGGCGCCGCCTGTGGATAGGGGCCAAACCCTCAAGGACGCAATACGCGCCGAAGCCGAACGCCTCGGCTTCGTTGCCTGCGGTTTTGCGCGTGCCGATGGGGCGGACGTCGCGGGCATCGACCTGAGGCGCTGGCTGGAGGCCGGCCATCACGGAACCATGGGCTGGATGGAGGAGCGGGCGCACCATCGCGTCTCGCCCCAAGCGCTGTGGCCCGAAGCGAAGTCGGCGATCGCGCTGGGCATGAGCTACGCGCCTGCGAGGAACCCGTTGGCGCTTGCTGATCAGGCGGATCGAGCCCGGATTTCGGTCTATGCGCAGGGCGGCGACTATCACAAGACGGTCAAGAATGCGCTGAAGGCGCTCGCGCGCTTCATCGTCGATGCCGCTCCGAGCGAGCTGAAGGTCTTCGTCGACACGGCGCCGGTGATGGAGAAGCCGCTGGCGCAGGCGGCGGGCATCGGGTGGCAGGGCAAGCACACGAACGTCGTCAGCCGCGAGCACGGAAGCTGGCTGTTCCTCGGGGTGATCCTGACCGAGCTGGAGCTGGAGCCCGACGCCCCGGCGGAGCAGGGCGTGCATTGCGGAAGCTGCACCCGCTGCCTCGATGCCTGCCCCACGCAAGCCATCGGGCCGGAGCATCGCATCGATGCCCGGCGCTGCATCTCCTACCTGACGATCGAGCATGACGGGCCGATCCCGCTCGAATTCCGTGAAGCGCTGGGCAACCGCATCTACGGCTGCGACGACTGCCTCGCAGTCTGTCCGTGGAATCGGTTCGCTGAAGCAGCCGCCGCGAATCGCGCCTTCGTCCCGAGGGCGGAGCTGGTCGCACCCAGCCTGGCCGATCTGCTGAAGCTCGATGACGCGGCGTTCCGCGAAATGTTCGCGGGATCGCCAATCAAGCGGATCGGCCGCAACCGGTTGATCCGCAATTGCCTCATCTCCGCGGGGAACAGCCGGGACGCGGCCTTAGCGCCGTCGGTTGCCAATCATCTCGGCGACGCCGACCCGGTCATCGCCGAGGCCGCCGCCTGGGCGATGGAGCGGCTTCACCCGCGAGTCAGCGAGGCAATGCACGCCGCCTGA
- a CDS encoding PilZ domain-containing protein, which yields MAQVMVFERASVPFSATLANRGHHIVYRANASNHCPGCGRSQWFVGRVSAECGFCGTAVPLAEARHDDSGGVSVGRRPAGTANQRRHERMPAKGRNLQLLIDGSPTSFALHNISEGGAMGGGVPDLGPGADVFVRFEGGILVPAVVKWAEDGLVGLAFSAPVMLDRSTDPAN from the coding sequence ATGGCACAGGTAATGGTCTTCGAACGGGCTTCGGTCCCGTTTTCGGCGACCCTGGCTAATCGTGGCCATCACATCGTCTATCGAGCGAACGCGTCCAACCATTGCCCCGGCTGCGGGCGGTCGCAATGGTTCGTCGGTCGCGTCAGCGCCGAGTGCGGCTTCTGCGGAACGGCAGTTCCACTTGCCGAAGCGCGCCACGACGATTCCGGGGGTGTGAGCGTCGGCAGGCGTCCCGCCGGCACGGCCAATCAACGCCGCCACGAGCGGATGCCGGCCAAGGGCCGCAACCTGCAACTCCTGATCGACGGTTCTCCAACCAGCTTCGCGCTGCACAACATCTCGGAGGGCGGCGCGATGGGCGGCGGCGTTCCGGATCTGGGTCCGGGCGCGGACGTCTTCGTCCGCTTCGAGGGCGGCATTCTCGTGCCGGCAGTCGTGAAGTGGGCTGAGGACGGCCTCGTCGGACTCGCCTTCTCCGCGCCGGTCATGCTCGACAGGTCGACCGACCCGGCGAATTGA
- the fumC gene encoding class II fumarate hydratase, translated as MKTTRTETDSFGPIEVPADSYWGAQTERSIENFPFGPREQMPLEIVHALGFIKQAAARVNARIGGLDPNIAEAIQQAAAEVARGDLDNQFPLVIWQTGSGTQSNMNANEVIAGRANEKLTGNRGGKEPVHPNDHVNKGQSSNDSFPTALHVAAACSVNSRLLPALRTIQAKLSELSQRWDGIVKIGRTHLQDATPLTLGQEFSGYAQQVADDIDRVEGVMPRVYRLAQGGTAVGTGLNAPKGFGEEFAKEIANLTRLPFTSAPNKFAEMAAHDTMVELSGVLNVIAVSLTKIANDIRLLGSGPRSGLGELILPENEPGSSIMPGKVNPTQAEMLTMVAAQVMGNHVAVTVGGMQGHFELNVFKPLIGANVIRSINLLSVGAESFTKRTLDGLEANENRISELMGRSLMLVTALAPEIGYDNAAAIAKHAHKTGKTLKEAGLELGLVDEQTFDRVVKAENMIGR; from the coding sequence ATGAAGACGACGCGCACCGAAACGGACAGCTTTGGCCCGATCGAGGTTCCGGCGGATTCCTATTGGGGGGCACAGACCGAGCGATCGATCGAGAACTTCCCCTTCGGCCCCCGCGAGCAGATGCCGCTGGAGATCGTCCACGCCCTCGGCTTCATCAAGCAGGCGGCCGCGAGGGTGAACGCCCGCATCGGCGGGCTCGACCCGAACATCGCGGAGGCGATTCAGCAGGCCGCGGCGGAGGTCGCGCGCGGCGATCTCGACAACCAGTTCCCGCTGGTCATCTGGCAAACCGGTTCCGGCACGCAGTCCAACATGAACGCCAACGAGGTGATTGCCGGCCGCGCCAACGAAAAGCTGACCGGCAATCGTGGCGGCAAGGAGCCGGTTCACCCCAACGATCACGTCAACAAGGGGCAGTCGTCGAACGATAGCTTCCCGACGGCGCTCCACGTAGCAGCGGCCTGTTCGGTCAATTCACGGCTTTTGCCGGCCCTTCGGACGATACAGGCGAAGCTGTCGGAGCTTTCCCAGCGCTGGGATGGCATCGTGAAGATCGGCCGCACCCACCTTCAGGATGCAACCCCGCTGACGCTCGGCCAGGAGTTCTCCGGTTACGCCCAGCAGGTCGCGGACGACATCGATCGTGTCGAGGGCGTCATGCCGCGCGTCTATCGGCTGGCGCAGGGCGGTACCGCTGTGGGCACCGGCCTCAACGCGCCGAAGGGTTTCGGAGAGGAGTTCGCCAAGGAAATCGCGAACCTGACGCGCCTTCCCTTCACCAGCGCGCCGAACAAGTTCGCCGAAATGGCGGCTCACGACACGATGGTCGAGCTGTCCGGAGTGCTGAACGTCATCGCCGTCTCGCTGACGAAGATCGCCAATGACATTCGCCTACTCGGCTCCGGGCCTCGCTCAGGCCTTGGCGAGCTGATCCTTCCGGAGAACGAGCCGGGCAGCTCGATCATGCCGGGGAAGGTCAACCCGACCCAGGCGGAGATGCTGACGATGGTCGCGGCGCAGGTGATGGGCAATCACGTCGCCGTGACGGTCGGCGGCATGCAGGGCCATTTCGAGCTCAACGTGTTCAAGCCTTTGATTGGCGCGAACGTCATTCGCTCGATCAACCTGCTCAGCGTCGGCGCCGAGAGCTTCACCAAGCGGACGCTCGACGGGCTCGAAGCCAACGAGAACCGTATCAGCGAGCTAATGGGCCGCTCGCTCATGCTCGTCACGGCTCTTGCGCCGGAGATCGGCTACGACAATGCTGCAGCCATCGCGAAGCATGCGCACAAGACGGGCAAGACCTTGAAGGAGGCGGGCTTGGAACTGGGGCTGGTGGACGAACAGACCTTCGACCGTGTGGTGAAGGCCGAAAACATGATCGGCCGCTGA
- a CDS encoding ABC transporter ATP-binding protein — MLRQVSAKIWSGDLAVEARHLVKDFAEKRAVDGVSLEVPTGTIFGLLGPNGAGKTTTLRMLLGIIEPSEGERCVLGHTRPIEAAHQIGYLPEERGLYPSMHAREAIAFLGALRGMRLSDARRRADELLNENGLSDWARKPIRTLSKGMAQTVQVLGTLIHEPQLIVLDEPFSGLDPMNQGKLERIIRDRAENGTTIIFSTHVIAHAERLCERIAIIAAGKVAFEGRVDEARARLRPIVRLRTRASEGAWRSSFPETARCDRGEWVFELPESGPEPLLKALIDGNAGIETLAIERPGLHEAFVAIAGDATARAMDEPPPEVAP, encoded by the coding sequence GTGCTTCGACAGGTTTCGGCCAAAATCTGGTCTGGCGATCTCGCCGTCGAAGCCCGTCACCTCGTCAAGGATTTCGCCGAGAAACGCGCGGTCGACGGGGTCAGCCTGGAAGTGCCGACCGGAACCATCTTCGGACTCCTCGGACCGAACGGCGCGGGCAAGACGACCACGCTCCGGATGCTGCTGGGAATCATCGAACCGTCGGAGGGCGAGCGCTGCGTTCTCGGCCACACACGGCCGATCGAGGCTGCTCATCAGATCGGCTATCTGCCGGAGGAGCGCGGCCTTTATCCGTCGATGCACGCGCGGGAGGCGATCGCCTTCCTCGGCGCGCTGCGGGGCATGCGCTTGTCCGATGCGCGGCGGCGCGCCGACGAACTGCTCAATGAAAATGGTCTTTCGGACTGGGCGCGGAAGCCGATCCGCACCTTGTCGAAGGGCATGGCGCAGACCGTGCAGGTGCTCGGCACCCTCATCCACGAGCCACAGCTCATCGTTCTCGACGAGCCCTTCTCGGGTCTCGACCCGATGAACCAGGGCAAGCTTGAACGGATCATCCGCGACCGTGCCGAGAACGGCACGACCATCATCTTTTCGACCCACGTCATCGCTCACGCCGAGCGGCTGTGCGAGCGAATCGCCATCATCGCCGCCGGCAAGGTCGCCTTCGAGGGCCGGGTGGACGAGGCGAGAGCCCGGCTCCGTCCGATCGTCCGCCTGCGCACGCGAGCGAGCGAGGGCGCATGGCGCTCCTCCTTTCCCGAAACTGCGCGCTGCGATCGCGGCGAATGGGTCTTCGAACTTCCCGAGTCCGGGCCCGAGCCCCTCCTGAAAGCGCTGATCGACGGCAACGCGGGTATCGAAACGCTGGCGATCGAGCGGCCAGGACTGCACGAGGCCTTTGTCGCCATCGCGGGCGATGCGACCGCCCGGGCGATGGATGAGCCGCCACCGGAGGTCGCGCCATGA
- a CDS encoding histidine triad nucleotide-binding protein — MPIDPTQPYDDNNIFARILRGELPSKTVYEDDSALAFHDINPLAPVHILVIPKGSYVSWDDFSQKASDAEIAGFIRAVGKVAREEGLVAQGYRVLANIGMRGGQEVPHLHAHIFGGEPLGPMLAR, encoded by the coding sequence ATGCCGATCGATCCGACCCAACCCTATGACGACAATAATATCTTTGCCCGCATCCTTCGCGGAGAGCTGCCGTCAAAGACGGTTTACGAAGACGACTCCGCGCTCGCCTTCCACGACATCAATCCGCTCGCACCGGTCCACATCCTGGTGATCCCGAAAGGGTCCTACGTGTCCTGGGACGATTTCTCGCAGAAGGCATCGGACGCGGAAATCGCGGGCTTCATCCGCGCCGTCGGCAAGGTCGCGCGCGAAGAGGGACTTGTCGCGCAGGGGTACCGGGTGCTCGCCAACATCGGCATGCGCGGAGGCCAGGAGGTCCCGCACCTTCACGCGCACATCTTCGGAGGCGAGCCGCTCGGCCCGATGCTGGCGCGCTAG
- a CDS encoding amino acid permease — MATAAPKGVLGRMMLRKSVAQVQEETRTSELKRSLGPWNLVFLGIGCIIGAGIFVRTGNAAALHAGPAVLISYLIAGVVCAFAGLCYAELASTLPVSGSAYTYSYTTIGEFAAWVMGALLLLEYGLAASVVAVGWSGYMVSLLGDMGLHIPVDLTGPSGHPIMVDGVATGGTYLFNLPAFLVCGALALLLCIGVSESAKFNNVIVAIKVTVLVAFIIVGGFIILKDLPTYTVNWDPFIPAPTGEKGEFGWSGILRAASIVFFAYIGFEAVSTAGQEAKDPGKDMPIGIIGSLLACTVIYILVSIVLTMVVNYKMLNVPDPVAVAVDAFGPQWAWFAKTIKVGAIIGLTSVILVLMYGQTRIFYTMARDGLLPKPFAKVHPKFRTPYINTMLVGVIVACAAGFFDINTLGDMTSVGTLAAFGIVCLTVIWLRRTHPDIPRGYRVPLYPVLPALGILSCFALIFTVETRVLIFFAWYTGAMIILYFVYGMRNSELAKGRFEAGEGKFPLFPEDAPRDESGQPTVRP, encoded by the coding sequence ATGGCGACTGCCGCACCAAAGGGTGTGCTCGGGCGCATGATGCTGCGCAAGAGCGTTGCCCAGGTACAGGAAGAAACGCGGACCAGCGAGCTCAAGAGGTCGCTCGGTCCATGGAACCTCGTGTTCCTCGGCATCGGCTGCATCATCGGCGCCGGCATCTTCGTCCGCACGGGCAATGCCGCCGCGCTGCATGCAGGCCCGGCTGTCCTGATTTCCTACCTCATCGCCGGCGTCGTCTGCGCGTTCGCGGGCCTCTGCTACGCCGAGCTCGCCTCGACGCTGCCGGTCTCCGGCTCCGCCTATACCTATAGCTATACCACCATCGGTGAGTTCGCGGCGTGGGTGATGGGCGCCCTCCTGCTCCTCGAATATGGTCTCGCGGCATCGGTCGTGGCGGTGGGCTGGTCGGGCTACATGGTCAGCCTTCTCGGCGACATGGGCCTTCACATTCCGGTCGATTTGACGGGCCCAAGCGGCCATCCGATCATGGTCGACGGCGTCGCCACCGGCGGCACCTATCTCTTCAACCTTCCGGCGTTCCTGGTGTGCGGGGCGCTTGCTCTACTGCTCTGCATCGGCGTTTCGGAATCGGCGAAGTTCAACAACGTCATCGTCGCCATCAAGGTGACGGTGCTGGTCGCCTTCATCATTGTCGGCGGCTTCATCATCCTGAAGGACCTGCCCACCTACACGGTAAACTGGGACCCGTTCATCCCCGCGCCGACGGGTGAGAAGGGCGAGTTCGGCTGGAGCGGAATCCTTCGCGCCGCGTCGATCGTGTTCTTCGCTTACATCGGGTTCGAAGCCGTCTCGACCGCCGGCCAGGAAGCCAAGGATCCGGGCAAGGACATGCCGATCGGCATCATCGGCTCGCTGCTGGCCTGCACGGTGATCTACATCCTCGTCTCGATCGTCCTGACGATGGTCGTAAACTACAAGATGCTGAACGTGCCGGATCCGGTCGCGGTAGCCGTCGATGCCTTCGGTCCGCAGTGGGCATGGTTCGCCAAGACCATCAAGGTCGGCGCGATCATCGGCCTCACCTCGGTCATCCTCGTGCTGATGTACGGCCAGACCCGCATCTTCTACACGATGGCCCGCGACGGCCTCCTTCCGAAGCCGTTCGCCAAGGTCCACCCGAAGTTCCGCACGCCCTACATCAACACGATGCTGGTCGGCGTGATCGTCGCATGCGCGGCCGGCTTCTTCGACATCAACACGCTGGGCGACATGACCTCGGTCGGAACGCTCGCAGCTTTCGGCATCGTCTGCCTGACGGTGATCTGGCTGCGCCGTACCCATCCGGACATTCCGCGCGGCTACCGCGTGCCGCTGTATCCGGTGCTTCCGGCGCTCGGCATCCTCAGCTGCTTCGCGCTGATCTTCACGGTGGAGACACGCGTGTTGATCTTCTTCGCCTGGTACACGGGCGCGATGATCATTCTCTATTTCGTCTACGGCATGCGTAATTCCGAGCTGGCGAAGGGCCGCTTCGAAGCTGGCGAAGGCAAGTTCCCGCTGTTCCCGGAGGATGCTCCTCGGGACGAAAGCGGACAGCCTACCGTTCGCCCGTAA
- a CDS encoding adenosine kinase: MTERRLDVLCIGNAIVDVISDTTDAFLEKEGLTKGSMRLIDAEEAERLYSHMGRAREISGGSAANTAAGIAAFGARAGFIGQVAPDQLGQFYRHDLTAAGVEFTTPEANFGVPTARSMVLVTPDGHRTMNTFLGAAQHLPPTALDEQQIASAAILYLEGYLWDPEVPRNAMVRAIEVAHAAGRKVAFTLSDTFCVDRHRDGFTQLIDGGHIDILFANEAEILAMGGVPHLDTAIGAIKDKVETLVVTRSEHGAVATQRGDRAHVPAQPIDKLVDTTGAGDLFAAGFLTGQAKGLSLEQSLTLGAIAAAEVIQHYGARPEADLKALAGAVLA, encoded by the coding sequence ATGACCGAACGCCGCCTCGACGTGCTCTGCATCGGCAATGCCATCGTCGACGTGATTTCCGACACGACCGACGCCTTCCTGGAAAAGGAGGGGCTGACCAAGGGATCGATGCGGCTGATCGACGCCGAAGAGGCCGAGCGGCTCTATTCGCACATGGGTCGGGCGCGCGAGATCAGCGGCGGATCGGCTGCGAACACGGCCGCCGGCATCGCGGCATTTGGCGCTCGCGCTGGCTTCATCGGACAGGTCGCGCCCGACCAGCTCGGCCAGTTCTATCGCCACGACCTGACGGCGGCAGGCGTCGAGTTCACGACGCCGGAAGCAAACTTCGGCGTTCCTACGGCGCGCTCGATGGTGCTGGTGACACCCGACGGCCACCGTACGATGAACACCTTCCTCGGCGCTGCGCAGCACCTGCCGCCAACGGCGCTCGACGAGCAGCAGATTGCCTCCGCGGCGATCCTCTACCTCGAAGGATATCTCTGGGACCCAGAGGTTCCGCGGAACGCGATGGTCCGCGCAATCGAGGTCGCCCACGCAGCGGGGCGCAAGGTCGCCTTCACCTTGTCGGATACCTTCTGCGTAGACCGCCACCGCGACGGCTTCACCCAGCTGATCGACGGCGGACACATCGACATCCTCTTTGCGAACGAGGCGGAGATCCTCGCCATGGGGGGGGTCCCGCACCTCGACACCGCGATCGGCGCGATCAAGGACAAGGTCGAAACCCTCGTCGTCACGCGCAGCGAGCATGGCGCCGTCGCCACCCAGCGCGGCGACAGGGCACATGTGCCTGCGCAGCCGATCGACAAGCTGGTCGATACGACCGGAGCCGGCGATCTGTTCGCAGCCGGCTTCCTGACCGGGCAGGCCAAGGGCCTCAGCCTCGAACAGTCGCTGACGCTCGGCGCCATCGCCGCCGCCGAGGTCATCCAGCACTACGGAGCCCGTCCAGAAGCGGACCTCAAGGCGCTCGCAGGCGCGGTTCTCGCATAA
- a CDS encoding isocitrate lyase/PEP mutase family protein, with translation MASKFETFAALHVPGHPVILYNIWDVGSAAAVVKAGAKALATGSHPVADAAGWPDGQGVPIEFVFANAKRIADSTDLPLTVDFEGAYSDDPDQGAANVVRLAATGAIGCNFEDQVIGGEGLHPLDLQVRRIQAIRSAVGDAFFINARTDAFLKTQTYDDALIDEVVRRGKAFADAGASGFFVPRMADSRHIERVVREVPLPLNLIAFPGAPPKQEWADAGVARISHGPFPHRALMTKLEEMAREAIA, from the coding sequence ATGGCTTCCAAATTCGAGACGTTCGCCGCGCTGCACGTGCCCGGCCACCCCGTGATTCTCTATAATATCTGGGACGTCGGAAGCGCTGCCGCGGTCGTGAAAGCGGGCGCCAAGGCTCTCGCGACCGGCAGCCACCCGGTTGCGGATGCCGCTGGCTGGCCGGACGGCCAAGGCGTTCCCATCGAATTCGTCTTCGCCAATGCGAAGCGCATTGCCGACTCCACTGACTTACCGCTGACCGTCGACTTCGAGGGAGCCTATTCCGACGACCCCGATCAGGGAGCCGCAAACGTCGTTCGCCTGGCGGCGACCGGCGCGATCGGCTGCAACTTCGAGGACCAGGTAATCGGCGGTGAGGGCCTTCACCCGCTCGACCTGCAGGTGCGCCGCATCCAGGCGATCCGCAGCGCCGTGGGCGACGCCTTCTTCATCAATGCCCGCACCGACGCCTTCCTGAAGACGCAGACCTACGACGACGCGCTGATCGACGAGGTGGTCCGCCGCGGGAAGGCCTTCGCCGACGCAGGCGCGAGCGGCTTCTTCGTTCCTCGGATGGCCGACAGCCGTCACATCGAGCGAGTCGTTCGCGAGGTTCCTCTGCCGCTCAACCTCATCGCGTTCCCCGGCGCTCCGCCGAAGCAGGAATGGGCGGATGCGGGTGTTGCGCGCATCAGCCATGGGCCGTTCCCGCATCGCGCGCTGATGACGAAGCTCGAAGAAATGGCCCGCGAGGCAATCGCTTAA
- a CDS encoding SspB family protein, with product MSDETPESLIPYDEIVQEALRDVVGRVLREVEATGALPGEHHFYITFKTKMPDVSIPKHLIERFPDEMTIVLQHRFWDLKVGDDWFSVGLSFGGVPSTLHVPFAAVTDFVDPAVDFSLKFQANSGDELHEEHEEAENDAPVSEPSEDGSNVVNVDFTRKK from the coding sequence ATGAGCGACGAGACTCCGGAAAGCCTCATTCCGTACGACGAGATCGTGCAGGAAGCTTTGCGCGACGTCGTCGGCCGCGTGCTGCGGGAAGTGGAAGCGACGGGCGCCCTGCCGGGCGAGCATCATTTCTACATCACGTTCAAGACGAAGATGCCGGACGTCAGCATTCCGAAGCATTTGATCGAACGTTTTCCGGACGAGATGACCATCGTCCTTCAGCATCGCTTCTGGGACCTCAAGGTCGGGGACGACTGGTTCAGCGTCGGCCTTTCGTTCGGAGGCGTGCCTTCGACGCTTCACGTTCCCTTCGCGGCCGTAACCGATTTCGTCGACCCGGCGGTCGACTTCAGCCTGAAATTCCAGGCGAATAGCGGCGACGAGCTTCACGAGGAGCATGAGGAAGCGGAGAACGACGCTCCGGTCAGCGAGCCAAGCGAAGACGGCTCCAACGTCGTCAATGTCGACTTCACGCGCAAGAAGTAG
- a CDS encoding ABC transporter permease, translating into MRELLRAAFVIARRDFTATVLSRAFLLFLLGPFFPVLMILVFGAATAPMGDVNEKPTVAVISSAAEFEALEQARQRLDEAISPATLVNIAHVEPTGDPQQAANVLQARKPGYVAVLVGGLDDPRLVGSVGAASGTARQMRVFIAEARRHRESNGPVNLPVLRTEQAPAVPAGAQAMTARGGQSLLFLLTLLLAGMLLSQLIEEKSNKVIEVLAAAVPVDSIFLGKLLAMLTASLVGIAVWTSVGAAVIAAVSSHGLQNLPVPAVGWPAFILLGLVYFAMSYLLLGAIFLGIGAHASSAREVQTLSMPVTMAQVVIFALASVAVGQPDSTKAMAAAAFPLSSPYVMIARAAEVPGLWPHLVAVAWQLLWVALFLRVASGVFRKSVLKSGRVKVKPRKPARA; encoded by the coding sequence ATGAGAGAGCTTCTTCGCGCCGCCTTCGTGATCGCCCGCCGCGACTTCACGGCGACGGTCCTGTCGCGCGCCTTCCTGCTGTTCCTGCTCGGACCCTTCTTTCCCGTCCTGATGATCCTTGTCTTCGGCGCGGCGACCGCGCCGATGGGCGACGTCAACGAGAAGCCGACCGTTGCAGTCATCTCGTCGGCTGCGGAGTTCGAGGCGCTGGAGCAGGCGCGGCAACGGCTGGATGAGGCAATCAGTCCGGCGACCCTGGTCAACATCGCGCACGTCGAGCCGACCGGCGACCCGCAGCAGGCGGCAAACGTGTTGCAGGCGAGGAAGCCAGGCTATGTCGCTGTCCTTGTCGGCGGTCTCGATGACCCGCGGCTTGTCGGCAGCGTCGGAGCCGCCAGCGGGACCGCGAGGCAAATGCGCGTCTTCATCGCCGAGGCCCGGCGGCACAGGGAATCGAACGGACCGGTGAACCTCCCTGTGCTCCGGACGGAGCAAGCGCCAGCCGTTCCGGCGGGAGCGCAGGCCATGACCGCGAGAGGCGGCCAGTCGTTGCTGTTCCTGCTGACGCTGCTGCTCGCGGGCATGCTGCTGTCCCAGCTGATCGAAGAGAAATCGAACAAGGTCATCGAGGTGCTCGCGGCCGCCGTGCCCGTCGACTCGATCTTCCTCGGCAAGCTGCTGGCGATGCTCACGGCATCGCTCGTCGGCATCGCTGTCTGGACATCGGTCGGCGCAGCGGTGATCGCCGCAGTTTCCAGCCATGGGCTGCAGAACCTGCCGGTGCCAGCGGTGGGATGGCCCGCGTTCATCCTGCTTGGCCTCGTCTATTTCGCCATGAGCTACCTTCTGCTTGGCGCCATCTTCCTTGGCATCGGCGCGCACGCGTCGAGCGCCCGTGAGGTCCAGACCTTGTCGATGCCCGTGACCATGGCTCAGGTCGTCATCTTCGCTTTGGCGTCGGTGGCGGTGGGCCAGCCGGACAGCACGAAGGCGATGGCGGCCGCGGCGTTCCCGCTGTCCTCGCCCTACGTGATGATCGCGCGAGCCGCCGAAGTGCCGGGGCTTTGGCCGCACCTTGTGGCAGTCGCTTGGCAATTGCTCTGGGTTGCCCTGTTCCTGCGGGTTGCCTCGGGCGTCTTCCGCAAGAGCGTGCTCAAGTCCGGCCGCGTGAAGGTAAAGCCGCGCAAGCCCGCGAGGGCCTAG
- a CDS encoding LytR/AlgR family response regulator transcription factor: MTIRTVLVDDEPLATQGLQLRLEAHDDVEVVATAANGREAIRAIKTHKPDLVFLDIQMPGFDGFSVIQGLMDVEPPLFVFVTAYGDHALRAFEAQAVDYLMKPVDEDRLSATLERVRQRLSEKRSAGENERLKEVLAEHAPAAAEELADAAPEGPAPERFEKMINIKDQGQIFRVDVDTIERIDAAGDYMCIQTGDNTLILRETMKDLEKRLDPRRFQRVHRSTIVNLDLVRQVKPHTNGECFLVLDSGAQVKVSRSYRDVVARFVH; the protein is encoded by the coding sequence ATGACCATCCGCACCGTGCTCGTCGACGACGAGCCGCTTGCGACCCAGGGACTTCAGCTGCGGCTTGAAGCCCACGACGATGTCGAAGTGGTCGCGACCGCGGCCAATGGGCGGGAGGCGATCCGGGCCATCAAGACCCACAAGCCTGATCTCGTTTTCCTCGACATCCAGATGCCGGGTTTCGACGGCTTTTCCGTCATCCAGGGGCTGATGGACGTCGAACCGCCGCTGTTCGTCTTCGTCACGGCCTACGGCGACCATGCCTTGCGCGCGTTCGAAGCGCAGGCTGTCGACTATCTGATGAAGCCCGTTGACGAGGACCGCTTGTCGGCGACCCTGGAACGGGTGCGCCAGCGGCTATCCGAGAAGCGCAGCGCCGGCGAAAACGAGCGGTTGAAGGAAGTGCTTGCCGAACATGCTCCGGCCGCGGCCGAGGAATTGGCGGACGCTGCGCCTGAGGGGCCGGCTCCCGAGCGTTTCGAGAAGATGATCAACATCAAGGATCAGGGCCAGATCTTCCGGGTCGATGTCGACACGATCGAGCGGATCGATGCCGCCGGCGACTACATGTGCATCCAGACTGGCGACAACACGCTCATCCTGCGCGAGACGATGAAGGATCTGGAGAAGCGCCTCGATCCGCGCCGCTTCCAGCGAGTGCACCGTTCGACCATCGTCAATCTGGATCTGGTTCGGCAGGTGAAGCCGCACACCAACGGCGAATGCTTCCTGGTGCTTGATTCAGGTGCGCAGGTGAAAGTCAGCCGGTCGTACCGCGACGTGGTCGCCCGCTTCGTTCACTAA